The Candidatus Methylomirabilota bacterium genome contains the following window.
GCCGGTCGAAGTCGCTCGTCCCGACGCTACGGGAAGACCCCGCCGACGCCGAAGCGCAGAGCCACCGCCTCATGCTCCGCGCCGGGCTCGCGCGCCAGCTCGCGGCCGGCATCTTCGTCTACCTCCCGCTCGGCCAGCGCGTCCTCGACAAGGTCAACGCCGTCATCCGCGAGGAGATGGACGCCATCGGCGGTCAGGAGATCACGATGCCCGTGAT
Protein-coding sequences here:
- a CDS encoding proline--tRNA ligase gives rise to the protein MRRSKSLVPTLREDPADAEAQSHRLMLRAGLARQLAAGIFVYLPLGQRVLDKVNAVIREEMDAIGGQEITMPV